The proteins below come from a single Stomoxys calcitrans chromosome 1, idStoCalc2.1, whole genome shotgun sequence genomic window:
- the LOC106087057 gene encoding ER membrane protein complex subunit 8/9 homolog: MTLYKFNERAYAKMIFHAAKYPHLAVNGILLASKTEGEIVDAIPLFHQCLYVTPYVEIALMQIDSYADRENLFVAGYYCAAENFYDNTLDKAPAAKIAEKIQENHKSACFVLIDNKLMTLGQEVAPLKVFACSSEPGRWTKADFKLVQSEATLEAVSALLKRGAMKDVIDFDNHLDNPENDWTNKFLNRDLKQIMAMY; the protein is encoded by the exons ATGACTTTGTACAAATTCAATGAACGCGCTTACGCCAAAATGATTTTTCATGCTGCCAAATATCCCCACCTGGCCGTAAATGGTATATTATTGGCCTCGAAGACCGAAGGCGAAATTGTCGATGCTATACCCCTCTTTCATCAATGTTTGTATGTCACCCCGTATGTGGAAATAGCCCTCATGCAG atcgattcatatgctGACCGTGAGAACTTGTTTGTGGCTGGCTATTACTGTGCTGCGGAAAATTTCTACGATAATACCCTTGATAAGGCACCTGCCGCTAAGATAGCTGAGAAAATTCAAGAGAATCATAAAAGTGCCTGCTTTGTTTTGATTGATAATAAGCTTATGACTTTGGGTCAAGAGGTGGCACCTCTAAAGGTGTTCGCTTGCAGCTCAGAACCTGGTCGTTGGACTAAAGCAGATTTTAAACTGGTGCAGTCGGAGGCTACTCTGGAGGCTGTGTCGGCTCTATTGAAACGTGGAGCCATGAAAGATGTTATAGACTTTGATAATCATTTGGATAATCCGGAAAATGATTGGACAAATAAGTTTTTAAACCGTGACTTGAAGCAGATAATGGCCATGTATTGA
- the LOC106087075 gene encoding probable WRKY transcription factor protein 1: protein METITLSSTDNANHQTLHVAAGGLSDHHHHQHSPVDEDQMMNLSDMADLSQEMQESIVAIPKEVILISLVSQEQALYNPKHENYRNTQRKDMKWKEIADNVGWEDTQCKAKWKAMRDQYCRELKRSKFNAKANVKWKYFKELDFLRPYALARNYRPRNPIPANNNNNNTNSNNSTNSNNNNQNSYNCSAVATANDVNNATDNNNTKFTTIKIETNATESFVTCDFTSVKDGGSTNHLTEEQLNTVLQQQTDENNWTYITGSSTSSNNNSRLDNHSLGEATQHLLSTHHHHQQQHADEALYNALVDCVGQIQQQQQHQLCQQQSNSSQQNSSVNDEEDDDPIHTFLNIESYFEKELIALIQHEDVLYNSFNPNYRNVKLKLEVWDEIARKLKKTVKQCRLKWKALRDQFIREHKRLKNRENIESLPRWKHYDALSFLQKFIKHKAGEFEAKQPLMQITKTEIDADMDDDDDHMNISGSSPMRSPLDNIKREISHNHIRMPDLVSEENNPNQNLHQHQHSETLCMATSSVGEYDDMDIDNYIIGDGDSVVDEHNAQEEQEDDTQPEDNTSIQEFSPFGNTTKHNGEEEVAARHPNLEATNASYKPSVSVSPQTLQTTNGGGGRGLVNEHQNQQTHHINMPSLDLSDNNDVISPDNNMKATTTTQTQQSYQASAASSNSPSLSLTTTLDMCAATPPPPAPAPASTTATQANSTTAAPSTSEAATNTQPTQLLPSNSNIASNNNSVNSEDDEVGAFFKAVAMKIRSAKLSPVAFTDLQIDILRVINGSLRNH, encoded by the exons ATGGAAACAATTACTTTAAGCTCGACAGACAATGCAAACCACCAAACACTCCACGTAGCAGCTGGAG GTTTAAGtgatcaccatcatcatcagcattcaCCAGTTGATGAAGATCAAATGATGAATCTCTCGGACATGGCCGATTTGTCGCAGGAAATGCAAGAGAGCATTGTGGCCATACCCAAGGAAGTGATATTAATATCATTGGTGTCCCAGGAACAAGCTTTGTACAATCCCAAGCACGAGAACTATCGCAACACACAGCGAAAAGATATGAAATGGAAGGAAATAGCTGATAATGTGGGATGGGAGG atACACAATGCAAAGCCAAATGGAAGGCTATGCGTGATCAGTATTGCCGAGAACTAAAGCGCAGCAAATTTAATGCCAAGGCCAATGTTAAGtggaaatattttaaagagTTAGATTTTCTAAGGCCTTATGCCTTGGCCAGAAA CTATAGACCCCGTAATCCAATACctgccaataataataataacaacaccaATAGTAATAATAGCACCAACAGCAATAATAATAACCAAAATTCGTACAACTGCTCTGCGGTCGCCACAGCGAACGATGTGAATAATGCAACAGATAACAACAACACAAAGTTTACTACAATAAAGATAGAAACGAATGCCACAGAAAGCTTTGTGACTTGTGACTTTACATCCGTCAAAGATGGCGGCAGCACCAATCATCTCACCGAGGAACAATTGAATACGGTGCTGCAACAACAAACGGATGAAAATAATTGGACTTACATTACAGGATCATCAACGTCTTCAAATAACAATTCACGTTTAGATAATCATTCATTGGGTGAGGCCACACAGCATTTGCTGTCGActcaccatcaccatcagcaGCAGCATGCGGATGAAGCTTTATACAATGCCTTAGTAGATTGTGTGGGTCaaatacagcaacaacaacaacatcaattgTGCCAACAGCAATCGAATTCATCACAGCAAAATTCTTCGGTGAATGACGAAGAGGATGATGatcccatacacacttttcttAACATAGAAAGTTATTTTGAAAAAGAGTTGATAGCCTTGATACAACACGAAGATGTTCTGTACAATAGCTTTAATCCCAATTATCGCAATGTTAAACTCAAATTGGAGGTATGGGATGAAATTGCGCGCAAGCTTAAGAAAACTGTGAAACAATGCCGTCTTAAGTGGAAAGCACTAAGGGATCAATTCATCCGAGAGCACAAACGATTGAAAAATCGTGAAAATATTGAATCTTTGCCCCGTTGGAAGCACTATGATGCTTTGAGTTTTCTACAAAAGTTCATCAAACATAAAGCAGG tgaatttgaAGCCAAACAACCTTTGATGCAAATAACCAAAACCGAGATTGATGCCGAtatggatgatgatgatgaccatATGAACATCAGTGGTAGCTCACCTATGCGATCACCCCTTGATAATATTAAAAGGGAAATTTCTCATAATCACATACGAATGCCTGATTTGGTGAGCGAAGAAAACAATCCCAATCAGAACCTACATCAACATCAGCATTCAGAGACCCTGTGTATGGCAACGAGCAGTGTGGGCGAATATGATGATATGGATATAGATAATTATATAATAGGCGATGGTGATAGTGTGGTGGATGAGCATAATGCACAAGAAGAACAAGAAGATGATACACAACCAGAGGATAATACATCTATTCAGGAATTTTCGCCTTTCGGCAACACCACCAAACACAATGGTGAGGAGGAAGTGGCTGCTCGTCACCCAAACCTGGAAGCAACAAATGCGTCATATAAACCTTCAGTGTCGGTGAGTCCACAGACATTGCAAACAACCAATGGCGGTGGTGGTCGAGGCCTTGTTAATGAACATCAAAACCAGCAAACACATCATATCAATATGCCTTCATTGGACTTAAGTGATAATAACGATGTAATAAGTCCCGACAATAATATGAaagcaacaactacaacacaGACACAACAAAGCTATCAAGCCAGTGCTGCTAGTTCCAATAGCCCCAGCCTAAGTCTAACAACGACATTGGATATGTGCGCGGCCACACCTCCACCTCCTGCACCTGCCCCTGCCTCTACAACTGCAACACAAGCCAACAGTACTACTGCGGCCCCCTCCACTTCAGAGGCTGCAACAAATACCCAACCTACCCAACTTTTACCTAGCAACAGCAATATCGCCAGTAACAACAATTCCGTAAACAGTGAAGATGATGAAGTCGGTGCTTTCTTTAAGGCTGTGGCCATGAAAATACGCAGTGCAAAGTTATCGCCGGTCGCCTTTACAGATCTCCAAATTGATATACTCAGAGTTATAAATGGCTCTTTGCGCAATCATTAG